TTTCAAGCTATCCACTGCTGTTATCAACCCCGCGTTTAACTCCTCAAGTTCGTTATTCACAGCAATACGCAATGCCTGGAATACTCGTGTAGCAGGATGTTTACCCTGATATCCCCCAGCTAAAATACTTACAAGTTCAGAAGTTGTCTCAATTCTTTTATTTTTTCTTACTTCAACAATTTTATGTGCGTACTTATTTGAGTACCGTTCTTCCCCGTAATCCCTGAAGATCTTTACTAACTCATCATACTGATAACTATTAACAATATCCCCGGCAGTAACCACCGAACCAATACCCATACGCATATCCAACGGCCCTGTCCCCATAAAACTGAATCCCCTCCGATAGTCAATCAACTGTTTTGTGGAAACACCAAGATCAAACAAAACGCCGCTCACTGTGCATGACTGTACTGTTTCCTTCATCTTTGAGAACGGTGCATTAACGAATTGTATACGGCCACGCCATTTTTCCAGCCTTACCTCTGCGGTACTTATTGCTGCAGGATCACGGTCATACGCTACGACTTTTCCTTCATCAT
The sequence above is a segment of the Elusimicrobiota bacterium genome. Coding sequences within it:
- the rsmH gene encoding 16S rRNA (cytosine(1402)-N(4))-methyltransferase RsmH translates to MTEKYHVPVMLSEAVEYLVTVLDGEYVDCTLGDGGHTQAILEKLNDEGKVVAYDRDPAAISTAEVRLEKWRGRIQFVNAPFSKMKETVQSCTVSGVLFDLGVSTKQLIDYRRGFSFMGTGPLDMRMGIGSVVTAGDIVNSYQYDELVKIFRDYGEERYSNKYAHKIVEVRKNKRIETTSELVSILAGGYQGKHPATRVFQALRIAVNNELEELNAGLITAVDSLKQGGRIVVISYHSLEDRIVKNMFKSYKNDGVLSVLTKKPLIPSEDEVRINRSSRSAKMRVAEKR